The genomic interval CTGATGTTGTTGGGAAAAATGATCTTACCCAGGGAATTAAAGACGTTGTTGTTGACCAGATTTCCGGACCGGCTGGTACTGACGTTAATTTACATGGTGTTCAGCAAAGTTCTAACTTGTATCCGCTTGAGCAGGAGTTGGATAGGGAGGGAGCTACTGGTCATAAGGACGAAGATTTAGGTATCAATTCTGATGGAACCAATCCTGGTACTGAATATTTTCCACCGTTGAATGAGCCTTCAGCTGATTGATATTGGTGTGTTAAATTAATGTTGGTATGTTAAATGGTCTGAGTTATGAGTCTTGGCTTTGGTCGTTTTTGACATGAAGCAGGTTTTCTGTCTGCTTTTTAAGCTCCTGGAGTTTTTCATTGACTTTTGCGGTTTTCACTTTTAGCTCGGCTGATTTTTCTAAAAGCGCTTCAGTGAACTTTTTATTCTGGATTGAAGCTGAATTGTCGTGTTGATTTTCCATGTGATTAGCTTTTAGTGTGGTATAATTAATAACGTCTTTATCTGTTTATTATTGGGATGGTCTATTTTAGTATTTGCTGTTATGGGAAAAAATAATGTTCCTGCTTACTATTCAGGTACCAGTGGCTTGCTGTTGCCTGTGCGTAATAAGCTTTTTTATCCGGACGAATTTAAAGAAAAAAGCAGGTTGTGTTTTTATTCTTCGATGATGAACAGTATTGAGATCAATAGTTCTTTTTATAAAATACCAATGGGATCAACTGTTGCGAAATGGGCTAAGGATGTTCAGGAAAATTTTAGATTTACCTTTAAGCTTCCTAAGATGATCACCCACAATAAGGGGCTTGCTTTTGATCCTGAATCTGTAAAGAATTTTATGCAGGTTATTTCTTTGGCAGGTGATAAGAAGGGTTGTTTGCTAGTGCAGTTTCCCCCTTCTGTACGTATTGGAAACTTAAATCAGCTGGCTTTATTAATGGCTTGTCTGCGTGAATGTGATCAAGCTGGTGACTGGAATATTGCGCTGGAGTTTCGCCACGTGTCTTTGTATTGCGAGCAGGTTTATCGCTTGCTTGATGAATATGGTTTGGGAATGGTGATACAGGATAAACCACCTGCCAGTACACCAATGCTGGATACAGATCTCAACTTTGTGTACTTGCGTTTCCACGGGCCTGGAGGAAGTTACAGGGGAAGTTATCAGGATGACTTAATGTCTGAATACGCAGATTATATCCGGGAATGGATGGCCGAAGGAAAAACAGTGTATACTTATTTCAATAATACTATGGGTGAGGCAATTGCTAATTTATTTACGTTGAAAGATTTGGTTCTTGGGACTATAAGAGATGAGAAAATCTCTACTTTATAAAAGTCCGCTTTTGTGGGAGGAGGTCACTGTTAATGATGAAAACTGTCTGAATGATATCCATAAGTTGAACGTAACCCCTTAATAATAGGTTTTAAACATAATTTGGATATTGAAAAGTAGAAGCAAACAGTTATCTTACTTGATATTTTTAACAAGTCTTTCGAGCAGTAGAAATGAACATGTCAGTCAACAAAATTATAACTAGCAAAACAAGATGGTGGCATTTTGTTTTCTTGCTTGTCGCTGCACTTTTGTTGAGTGTCTTTATCTATCTGATTTTAATACCATATGCGTTCTGGGGCATCTATGGTGAGGGAGCTATCTCAGAAAGAATAGGAAGTCTTCCTTTGGTGATTTTGCTTAGCGAATGGTTACCCCTAACCATAGTTCTGTCGCTACTCGGATTGGGTTTCTACCTGCATGTAAAAAATGGAAGTCGATCAACTGCAAAATCTTACTTACTGACTGCAATAGCGCTGATGCCATTTTACATGTTGAGATTTCCGATTTTGGATTACATTTTTACTATCTTTCAGTAGGAACAATAACTGTACACTCCCCGTCAAAAGTAGGTATTAATGCTAAAGAAGGACATGAAGATATGCCAGTAAATTCCATTACACTTATCTTACTTTAATCATTGGTGTTTTGCTTTCGATGTATGGCTTTTTAGGAACCCGGATTTTTACAGCGTTACTTTTAATGATTTTGAGCACCATCATCAGCTCGATTATTTGGTTTATGTTATTTTCAGACTCTTTTGTGTCCATGATTG from Pedobacter sp. WC2423 carries:
- a CDS encoding DUF72 domain-containing protein, which produces MGKNNVPAYYSGTSGLLLPVRNKLFYPDEFKEKSRLCFYSSMMNSIEINSSFYKIPMGSTVAKWAKDVQENFRFTFKLPKMITHNKGLAFDPESVKNFMQVISLAGDKKGCLLVQFPPSVRIGNLNQLALLMACLRECDQAGDWNIALEFRHVSLYCEQVYRLLDEYGLGMVIQDKPPASTPMLDTDLNFVYLRFHGPGGSYRGSYQDDLMSEYADYIREWMAEGKTVYTYFNNTMGEAIANLFTLKDLVLGTIRDEKISTL